In Setaria viridis chromosome 5, Setaria_viridis_v4.0, whole genome shotgun sequence, the genomic stretch gcgttttgggttaactaatgcacctagtactttcatgagattaatgaacgaGGTTCTGCGTGttttcattggaaaatttgttatagtctactttgatgatatattgatttacagaaaatctatggatgaacatcttgatcacttacatgttgtttttaatgctttacgagatgcacttgaaaagtgcaccttttgcaccaATCGAGTGTCTTTTTTAGCTATGTTGTGATTCCACAGGAaattgaggttgatcaagcCAAGGTAGAAGCTATACAAGGATGGCCTGTACCAAAGACTATCACACAAGTGCGAAGTTTTCTAAAACTTGCTGGTTCCTATCGCCGTTTTGTGAAggacttcagcaccattgctgcacctttgaatgagcttacaaagaagggagtgccttttagttggggcaaagtacaagagaacttcttcaacatgctgaaagataagttgacacatgcacccctcctccaacttcctgattttaataacgcatttgagcttgaatgtgatacTAGTGGAATTAgattgggtggtgttttgttacaaggcaaacctgttgcgtattttagtgaaaaattgagcggACCTAttttgaattattctacttatgataatgaattgtatgctcttgttcgcacattagaaacatggcagcattacttgtggcccaaaaagtttgttattcattctgatcatgaatctttgaagcATATTCGTAGTGAAGAAAAATtgaaccgtagacatgctaagtgggttgaatttattgaatcttttccttatgttattaaactcaagaaagggaaagagaatattattgctgatgctttgtctaggagatataccctactgaatcaacttgattacaaaatctttggattaaaaacaattaaagaccaatatgttaatgatgctgattttaaagatgtgttgttgcatttcaaagatgggaaaggatggaacaaattcctcattagtgatgggtttgtgtttagagctaacaagctatgcattctAGCTAGCTCCGTTCGTTTGTTCTTGCTACAGAAAGCGcatggaggtggcttgatggAGTATTTTGGAGCAAAGAAAATGGAGGACATACTTGCTGGTCATTtttttggccaaagatgagaaaAGATATTGAGAGATTTGTTGCTTGTTGCACAACATGTCAAAAGGCTAAGTCGTGATTAAATCTACAcggtttgtatttgcctctaccCATTCCTAGCgctccttgggaagatatttttatggattttgtgttgggtTTGTCAAGGACTAGGAAAGGATgtgatagtgtgtttgtggttgttaatagattttctaagatggcacatttcgttccatgtcataaaactgatgatgttactcatattgctgatttgtttttTACATTGTTCGTTTGCATGATGTGCCTAACACAATTATTTCTGATCGTGATGTaaaatttcttagtcatttttggaagacCTTACGGGGAAAACTAGGAactaagcttttattttctactacatgtcatcttcaaactgatggtcaaactgaagttgTAAATAGAACTTGTCTACTATGTTAAGGGTTgtttaaaagaaaaatattaagatgtgggaagattATTATTCTCATATTGAATTTTCTTATAATCGTTCGCTGTATTCTACTATAAAGATGTGCCCATTTCAGATTTTTTATGGTTTCTTGCCTCGTGCTCCTATTAATTTGATGCGTTTGCTATCttctgaaaaactaaattttgatgctactaagcGTGCTGAATTGATGATAAATTGTATGAAACAATTAAAGAAAACATAGAgcgtatgaatgctaaatataagtttgctggtgataaaggtagaaaggaactaatTTTTCAACCTGAAgatttagtttggttgcacttgagaaaggatAGGTTTTCTGAATTGAgaaagtctaaattgatgcctagGGATGATGGATCATTTAAAGTGTTAGAGAAAATTAATAataatgcatataagctcgatctgcctgcagagttaacattgcagatttgaagccatatttgggagaagaagaagatcttgaGTTGAGGATGACTTAAATGCAAGAAGGGAAGGATGATAAGGACGTCACcatcaacgatacatccacgttgacacaagtaccagtttccacaccgacacaagtaccaatttctggtcctattactcgcACCCGTACTTATCAatttaatcatcaagtaagtttactcttgagttcctatccatcatatttagaccatggagatgtGTGCACTCTTATTTTGGTTAGgcagggagaagaccgaaagggaaaaggatttgcgcaggctggattcggactgcaagatagcaccaacttgtgatggtcaccatgGTCGCATATGGACTCGGATTGGGACGTTCAAGTATTTCATGTAATATTTATGAAGtgtattttcatatggatctggattCAAGtctatatctattctgaggtggCCGCAATGACCgaattactaccgagaggttttctgtcaaaggtgttgcgtcgccttattttggtccAATGGGCCATGTATCAAGTCGGGTGCATTAGGgacgcgtcctagggttggagcacgaccccaacaccctgtGGTCGTCCTCCtaccttcatataccccttagccgccaCCAAGAACAGttgagttttgtttagatcaactttagctctcgctacttgcttgtaagcgcgcatgctggatcagccgtccgtcttcttgtcttcggaaccccaccttatttgagattgagtttgaaaccttcatcttcacctagtaaattcagtacttgttataattgttcttgctagttcttcgattgcttgcaggatgagtgCTCTAATGGTCGGGTGACGCGCTCTACAAGATCGCGACAGCCATTGAAAGTGGTGTATTGGTtactaaggcgcagcttggaaggctgtagtcgggtcgtgaacgtcgtctccatccaccaatcgagttatcacACGTTCTCTTATCGAAAGATTGAGAATCAACCTGGCGGGTTCCTATCACCCAGAGTATATATACAGTTGATAGGATACTAATTTTACAATAGACAACATTGTATTATAagatttttcttaaaaaaatgcaGTATACTTACCAACAACACCCACGCGCACACATATAATTTAAGGTCAATGTATGTATTAAGCAAAAGTTAAAATATAACTATATAAGTACTTGCAAAGAACTTTTAAATCGAAATATGCTTGTTAAAATGAACATAAGTAGAGTACCATCTTCAAACtttcaaaacaaaaggaagagTATCATCTTCACGAACGCAATGGAAATATAGTCCGTTTGGATacccctgctaaagtttaacacctattacatcggatgtttggatgctaattagaagtattaaatatatgctaattacaaaactaattgcacagatggagtctaattcgcgagatgaatctattaaacctaattagtacatgatttgacaatgtggtgctacactaaccatttgctaatgatgaattatttaggtttaatagattcgtcttgtgaattagcatagggattctgcaattagttttatataattagctcatataaATCCTCCATAtaaatcctcctaattagtatccgaacctTCAATACGATACTCTAAAGTTTAGCTACCAGTATTCGAACCGCCGGAAACACCCTATGTACGGAACACATAACTAACTTGGCAATTTGGCATGGCCCGCCCGGCGTGCGCCGCATTTACTCGCAACTGGCCGCAATACGTGTGTGGCCCATTTACTGCATGCATGTAGTAGGCCGCGCCTAGATTTACATTAcacacaccaaaaaaaaaaggaaagaagaaattCTACTAACACGTTACGACAGagatctcctcctcttcccggAATGGAGAACGCCAATGGCCTTGAGGGAGTACGTTGAAAAGATTAATTTTGGCCTGCGGCTGCCCTGATCTGAATTCTCAAAGCATTCTCCATCTCGGACAGACAAGTTTCTGAATCGTCCCTTCGTCTCTGCTGGCCAGCGCGAACGAGGAGATGGAGGTGATAAACTGATATCGATCATCGACACGCTGCGCCATGCCAATGCGAACGTCGTGGTGGTGTCGGCCGACGACGGCGTGCGTCCAGATCAACATGAGGATCGTCTCCGTCTCACGGACATGCTGCTGGGAGAGAAAATAATGTCGCCAGCCTCGCATCCTTCTAGAATGTCACGACTGATGCGTGCCTCGATGCGTCTGTGGACTTCATCTTACATGACAAAACTGCCAAATACCCTTGAATTTCTCATCAAAAAgcgaaaaagaaaataaaactgcCATCGATGAACAATTGAGCGGATCGGAGTAGTGCAACGCGTTGTTTCTGGCGGAAAAAAATCTGGTTCAAAACGAAAACTTTCGAAATCATTTTCAAAATGTAAACTTCTGAAAGGATTTTTCAAGATTCTCAGGTGTGTCAATCAAGCCATCCTGGTCATCATCCACAGCCACAGTAGAGACGGCACTCTCCTACTACTGGCTGAAAGCGAAACACAGCGCGAAACCCACGAGGCCACGGCCCACGGGTCACGGGCATAGTTTACGCCGGAAAACAACGCGACGGCGACGACTCGTTGACACCTGTGACTGTGAGGTTGTgacggccgcccgcgcccctgACTCAGCCCGGCGCCGAAGCAAATCCGCAGCCACCTCCTCCCACTCCTACACAGTTCTACGGCGGCAGCAAGAAGCCGAGAACCAACTTGGCGTAGGCAAGTAGCCTGATCTCCCGGGAAGGAAAGCCAAAGCGGCAGTACTCCACCCATCTCCCAGTCTTTCGACATCTTTCCGGCAAGCAAGGCAGGAATCCCGCGGCACGGTTCGCAATTccggatggccgccgccgcatctTCGTTGGtgaggcgcgccgccgccgcggcctccagcCGCCTGCTCCACGCCCGCGCCTTcgcctcgggcggcggcgagaaggCCAAGCGGGTGCTGGTGCCGGTTGCCGCCGGCACCGAGCCGATCGAGGCGGCCGCCACCGCTGACGTCCTCAaccgcgccggcgcgcgggtTACCATCGCCACCACGGACCCAGCGGGGGACGATGGCCTCGTCGTGGAGGCCGCCTGCGGGGTCAAGCTCGTCGCCGACGGCCGCGTCGCCGACCTGGAGGGTGAGGCCTTCGACCTCATCGCCCTGCCGGTGCGTTCACCTCCTCGGCCCCCCCACTCATGCCGGGGGTCTCCACTTGCTCTCAAATTAACCGCCTTTCGTGAACGGACCGACTGCCGACTGGTTTCTTCAAGTAGGAGGGCGACGCATGGCATGGTCTTTTGGTGTTGATGGTTAGTTTGGTGCAGGGAGGAATGCCGGGGTCGGTTAACCTTAGAGATTGCAAAGCACTCGAGAAGATGGTCAAGAACCACGCTGAGAATGGGGGCCTCTACGGTGCCATCTGCGCTGCGCCGGCAGTGACCCTGGCTTATTGGGGAATGCTGAAAGGCTTAAAGGTGCGGCATTGATCGACATTCTGTGCAGCGATTTTTCTGGGAAGATGTACCATGCTGAGAAATTGGCGGCTTAATTTGCTATTGCAGGCGACCTGTTATCCCTCATTCATGGAGAAGTTCACTGCAGAGGTTATCCCTGTGAACTCAAGGGTGGTGGTGGATAGAAATGCTGTGACCAGCCAGGGTCCAGGAACAGCAATTGAGTTTGCTCTTGCTTTGGTGGAGCAGCTATATGGCAAAGAGAAGATGGAGGAGGTTGCTGGGCCTTTGGTAAGCTATAAGCCAATAACGCTCCTCTGTTTCTCTGTGCTGTGTTAAGAACATGGGGAGTTCCAAATAGCTGATTGTATGCCTTAATGGTTGTTCACGAGGAAGCTGAACTTTGTTAATTTGCACCTATGATAATTTGGTATCAAGCAATTACGTTGGGGAGCTGTCAGCTGCGGCTTCAATTCCATCCAACAAGTTAGAGAGTTGGTCACCCTAGAATTTCGTTTATATCTGCAGTTTTGGCATGATCAACTGTACTTAGTGACACCCTTTTTTTCCAGTCCCCTGAAACAACTATATCTATAATTGTTAAGATGCGTGATTTATGTAGGTATGGTTTTCCTGTACATTCGATTATGACTTATTCAgctgttttctttttgcatatttCATTAATCTAAATGACTTATACTTCTACTGCCTGTTGATTGTGCAATTGTTCTCATTCAGTA encodes the following:
- the LOC117858666 gene encoding protein DJ-1 homolog A, with protein sequence MAAAASSLVRRAAAAASSRLLHARAFASGGGEKAKRVLVPVAAGTEPIEAAATADVLNRAGARVTIATTDPAGDDGLVVEAACGVKLVADGRVADLEGEAFDLIALPGGMPGSVNLRDCKALEKMVKNHAENGGLYGAICAAPAVTLAYWGMLKGLKATCYPSFMEKFTAEVIPVNSRVVVDRNAVTSQGPGTAIEFALALVEQLYGKEKMEEVAGPLYVRPQHGVEYTIEELNSVEWKCSGTPQVLVPVANGSEEMEAINLIDVLRRAGADVIVASVEEKLQIVTRRHKFNLIADMMLDEATEMQFDLIALPGGLQGAQKFASTKKLVDLLKKQAESNKPYGAICASPAHVLEPHGLLKGKKATAFPPMSHLLTDQSACEHRVVVDGNLITSRAPGTATEFSLAIVEKLFGRDKAVNIAKELIFM